The sequence TCCGTCGTCGGCGCTGCTCGAGGTGCTCGATCCCGAGCAGAACTCGACGTTCATGGACCATTACCTCGAGGTCGAATACGACCTGTCGAGCGTGATGTTCGTGACGACGGCCAATACGCTGAACATCCCTGCGCCCTTGATGGACCGCATGGAGATCATCCGTATCGCCGGCTACACCGAGGACGAGAAGATCGAAATCGCCAAGCGGCACCTGATGCCGAAGGTGATCCGCGATCACGCGCTGCAGCCGAAGGAGTTCTCCGTCGGCGAGGACGCGATCCGTGCCATCATCCAGACCTACACCCGTGAAGCGGGTGTCAGAAGCCTGGAGCGCGAGCTGATGAAGCTCGGGCGCAAGGCCGTGACCGAGATCCTGAAGACGAAGAAGAAGACGGTGAGCATCACGGCGGCGAACCTCGCCGATTACCTCGGTGTCCAGCGCTATCGCTTCGGTCAGGTCGAGGCTGACGATCAGGTCGGTGTCGTCACCGGTCTTGCCTGGACGGAAGTCGGCGGCGAGTTGCTGACGGTCGAAGGCGTCATGATGCCCGGCAAGGGCCGCATGACGGTCACAGGCAATCTGCGCGACGTGATGAAGGAATCGATCTCGGCGGCGGCCTCCTATGTCCGCTCAAGAGCCCTCGATTTCGGCATCGAGCCGCCGCTGTTCGACAAGCGCGACATCCACGTGCACTTGCCGGAAGGCGCGACGCCGAAGGATGGCCCGTCCGCGGGTGCTGCCATGGCGACAGCCATTGTGTCGGTGCTGACGGGCATTCCGGTCCGGGCCGACGTGGCGATGACTGGCGAGATAACGCTTCGCGGCCGCATCTTGCCGATCGGCGGCCTCAAGGAGAAGCTGCTCGCCGCGCTGCGCGGCGGCATCAAGAAGGTGCTGATCCCGGAAGACAACGCCAAGGATCTGGCGGAGATTCCGGACAATGTGAAGAACGGCATGGAGATCATTCCGGTCTCGCGCGTCGGTGAGGTGTTGCGCCACGCGCTGGTGCGGATGCCGGAGCCGATCGAATGGGTCGAACCGGTCAATCCGCCGGCCACGACCGACAGTGCCGATGACGCTGGAAAGTCGCTTGCACATTAGATTCTTTCTAAGGTTGCAGTGCACAAACGGAAAGCCGGGCCTCGCGCCCGGCTTTTTCATGTGAAAAACCCCGGATTTCCGGGCTTTTTTCCACTTTTTCCAGGCTTTTCGACTTGGTTGCGGCAACGCTTCTTTCTAAAGTCCGTTTCCTGCCGGATGAGTCGTAAGTTCCGGTGTTCTCATGGAAGGGAATTTTTATGAACAAGAACGAACTGGTGTCCGCTGTCGCCGACGCCGCGAGCATTTCGAAGGGTGACGCGCAGTCGGCGGTCGATGCGGTATTTTCCGTCATCACCGGCGAACTGAAGAAGGGCGGCGATGTCCGGCTTGTCGGCTTTGGCAATTTCACCGTGTCAAAGCGTGCGGCCTCGACCGGCCGCAATCCGCAGACCGGCGCCGAAGTGAAGATCCCGGCACGCACTGTGCCGAAGTTCTCGGCCGGCAAAGGCCTGAAGGACGCAGTCAACTAAGCGTTTTTTCTTTTCAGAGACCAGAAAAGCCGGGCTTGCCCGGCTTTTCATTTTTGTCCCCGACACCGGTACACACGACCAGAAAAGCCGGGCTTGCCCGGCTTTTCACTTGCCGGGCCTGGAGTAGAAAATCTCTGGGGCGGGCTGTCCCGGAATGAGGGCGCGAAGCAGCCAAACTCGCGAGCCAGAGAAGCCGGATGGAGGGGCGCTTGACGCGAGTCCGCGTTTTGCGCTCGACCGAGAGCCCTGGCCATACTATCCTGAACCTTGGACATTGGCGGCGCTGCTCCACCGGGAAGAGGTTTCCATCCCTAGGGGTATTCGGAAATGAACCTGTTGATCGGCAAGCTTGGCGGATTGGTCTTTATCGTCCTTGGCTTCCTGCTGGCGGCGTCGGGTTACCGAGCCGCATCGACGGGATATATGGCTGCCGGGATCGTTCTGCTCGCCATCGGTGTTGCCCTGGTGGTACGCAAGGTGCTCCGCGAAATCAAGACAATCAACGGTGATGGCCGCCAAGGCGTAGAGGGCTAACCCCTGCGTTCGCGCGGTGGCCGACAGCATCCGAACAGATCAGTCGGCAGCCGTGCGAGCGCAGCGGAAACCTGCGAGTTCTGACCCTCGGAATTTTGAAGCGAGTATACGCTTCCGTCACTCGGCCTTTCACTGGTCGGGCACCGGCAAATGGCCGATAGGCGACGCGCCTCCCGTCCTTGTTTTTATGCGTGCCGTTGTCTCGGATCCACTTTGGGGCGACATGCATTAGCCATTCGGCGCGTCGGCGCGCATCAGGCCTTCCTGCTTGAGATCGGCCCAAAGCGCTGCCGGCAGCTTCGCGTCGAGCAGCGAGCGGTTGCTCTCGACTTCGCTCGGCCGCTGGCCGCCGGGGATCACCGAGACGACCGAGGGATGCAGCAGCGGAAACTGCAGCGCCGCCTCGATCAGCCTGACACCATGGCGCTTACAGACAGCCTCGATGCGGGCGACCCGCTCGAGAATGTCCTTCGGCGCCTCGGAATAGTTGTAGTAGGCGCCGGGCTTCGGTCCTGTCGCCAGGATGCCGGAATTGTAGGGGCCACCCAGCACGATGCCGATGCCGCGTTTCTGGCAGAGCGGCAGGAAGGATGTCAGCGCCTCCTGTTCCAGCAGCGTGTAGCGCCCGGCAAGCAGGAACAGGTCGAAATCGCCGCGCTCGGCCAGCGTCTGGGCAACCTGCCATTCGTTGATGCCGCCGCCGAACGCCTTGATCGCACTCTGATCGCGCAGCGACAGCAGTCCGTAGTAGCCCGAGCGCATGAATTCTTCGATGCGCAGGTCGGACGCCTGCTTGCTGCCATGGGTGAAGATGTCGACATCGTGCACGAACAATATGTCGATCCGGTCGACGCCAAGCCGCTCGAGGGAGGCCTCGAACGAGCGCATGACGCCGTCATAGCTGTAATCGTAGACCTCCTGGCGCGACGGCGTGTCGAAGAACTTGCCGATGCCGGTGCGCTGCTCCGGCGGGCAAGCGCGCATGAGGCGGCCGACCTTGCTCGACAGCACATAGTCGTCCCGCTTCTTGCCGCGGAGGAACGGATTGAGGCGCGTTTCCGACAGGCCAAGCCCGTAGAGCGGCGCGGTATCGTAGTAGCGGCAGCCGGTCGCCCAGGCGGCGTCGAGCGTGGCCTTGGCATCCTCGTCGGAAACGGCACGATAGAGATTGCCGAGCGGCGCCGTGCCGAAGCCGAGTTCCGTAAAGGTGAGGCCGCCATTGCCGATGCGGTCGAAATGCCGTGTCTTCATGTCTTGCAGTTTTCCCGGGGTTGATTTGTCGGACATGACACTATCATGCCTGTGATCAGGCAAAAGCGCCGCGCGGCGTTGGACACGCATTTTCGCGGTTGCTAGCATGAATGAAATCAAGCTGTTCGCAAAAAAATCCGAGGATGATTTCGAGGGGGGTTTGTCGTGAGCGACCGGAACGAAAATCTGTTCAAGACCGCTCTCGACGAACTAAGCGGCGTGCTGGCGCGGGTGGATGACAGCCAGATCGACGCCGCCTGCAAGCTGCTCGCCGAAGCCAGGCAGATCGTCGTCTATGGCTGCGGCCGCGAGGCCTTGCAGGTCAAGGGTTTCGCCATGCGGCTCTATCATCTCGGCCTGCCGGTCTCGGTGGTCGGCGACATGACCGCGCCGCCCTTGGGCCCCGGTGACGTCTTCCTGGCCAGTTCCGGACCGGGAGAAACCTCGACCGTGCTGACCTTGATGCGCGTCGCGCGCGAAGCCGGCGCGACCAATCTGCTGCTGACCGCCCAAGCCGGCGGCAGTGCGGCAAAACGGGCCGACACGACGCTCCTCATCCCGGCCCAGACCATGGCCAATGACCAGGGGCCGCAAAAGACTTCAGTCCTGCCGATGGGCTCGGTATTCGAAGGCGCGCTGTTCCTGCTGTTCGAGGTGATGGTGCTGAAGCTCAAATCCTTGATTGGCGCGTCGCCCGAAGCCATGCGCGCACGCCACACCAATATGGAATAGATCATGCGCTATGAACTGATGCTGCCGCACCAGATCCGCCAGGCGATTGCCGAGAATTGGCCGGTCGCCCTGCCGCTCGGCGTGCTCGAATACCATGGCGAGCACATGGCCGTCGGCATGGACACGCTGGCCGTCACCAAGACGCTTGAACTGTTCGAGAAGGAGAGGGATGTCGTCATCCTGCCGCCCTTCTACTACGGTGCCGCGAGCTACGCAGTGGCGCCCCCGGAAGGCACTGGCTCGGTGCAGGTCGGCGGCAATCAGCTGGCGCTGTTCGGTGAGGAGTTGTTCTACAGCCTGTTGCGCATCGGTTTCCGCAACATACACGCCATCATCCATCACCAGACCGAGAATTTCGCTGCCGGCATGCCGACCGATCTCGCCTTCAAGACCGCCGGCCGCCAGGCGATCTTCCGCTTCCTCGAGAAGCAGCGCGGCGAGGGCTGGTGGGGTTCGAAGGACATGGCCGATTACTATGCCGGACACGCCGCCGGTGAAAATTTCTTCAACTGGGTGCAGGTCCATCCGCTGATGCCGGCCGCCATGAACGGCAAGTATCCGTTCGACCATGCCGGCATCGGCGAGACATCGCTGATGCTGGCGCTATGCCCGGAGGCCGTCGATGCCGCCCGCTTCGCCGACAATACCGGCTGGTATACGGCAAGCGCCAAGGATGCATCGGCGGAACTTGGAAACAAGGGTGTCGCCATGATCATGGATCATTTGCGCGCTATCCTGAGGGCCTAAAGGTTGTTTTTCAGCCGCTCCGCCCGGTAGTCGGCAATCGACTTGCCCGGATCGCTCTTGGTGGTCACGGCCCAGATGAACGTGCCGGCGCCCGCTATCGCCAAGCGCGAGGTGGTTGGCGTGGAAGCCCACCACGGCCATGAGCAGGCCGCCGCACAGCGTAGCCAGCACGAAGCCCGCGATGGCGGCTCGACCTTGCCAGGCGATCGGCATGACGCCCTTGCCATAGCGGTCGTAGCCCTTGTAGCCGACACGGATGTTGCGTGCGAACCAGTACTGGTTCGTCACTTCACGGCTCCGGCGGTCATGCCCATGATGAGATAGCGTTCCAGCGCGATGCCGATCACCGCCAGCGGCGCGATCGCGGCGGTGGCAAGGGCTGCCATCGACCACCAGTTGATGCCTTGCGAGCCGGTCTGGCTCGCCACCATGACGGGAATGGTCTTGGCATCGGTCGAGGTCAGGAGGGCGGCGAAGAAATACTCGTTCCAGCACAGCACCATCGCCAGGATGAAGGCGGCGACCATGCCCGGCAGTGCGATCGGCATGACGATACGGAAGAACGCCCCCCAGATCGACAGGCCGTCGACGAGGGCCGCTTCTTCCAGCTCGACCGGGATCGAGTTGAACTGGTCGCGCATGATCCAGATGACGATGGGCAGCACCATCAGCGTGTAGAGCAGAACCAGCCCGATGCGCGTGTCGAGCAGGCCGACTTCGCGGTAGAGCACCAGGAAAGGCAGGGCGAGTACGACAGGCGGCAGGATGAGCTGCGACAGGAAGAAGAAGGAGATGTCCTCGTTCTTGAACCAGGCGAACTTGTAGCGGTAGCGTGTGAGGCCGTAGGCGGCGAGGCTGCCGATGACGATGGCAAGGCTCGACGCGCCGACCGAGGTGATGACCGAGTTCATGAAGCGCTTGAAGAACTCATCGCGCACTGTCGAGGTCTGGAAGATCGAATCCGGCGAGAGCCCGAGCGAACGCCAGCCCTTCCAGTCCGGCTGGAAGTCGACGAAGGGGATCAGATGGCCTTGGGTGACGTCGACCGCCGATTTGAACGAGGTCGTTATCGTCCAGTAGATCGGGAACAGGCAGATCAAGGCCCAGAACACCAGCGCGCCATAGATGAAGACGCGGCTGGTGATGAAGCTCGCCGGAGAGCGGATTTCGGAGACGGTATATTCGGTGGTCTGAACGCTCATGATCCGGCCACTCAATTGACGTTGCGCACGAAGCGGTTGGCGAGCTTCAACAGCCAGGTCACGAACACGACGATGATGACCAGATAGGCCATCGCCAGCATGGTGCCATAGCCGACATTGGAGCGGTCGCGGTATTCGCGGTAGATGAAGCTGGAAACGGAATCGGTGGCGCCGCCGGGGCCGCCCGAGGTCACCGTGATGATGATGTCGGCCAGCTTCAACTTGAAGATGATGCGCAGGATCACCGCCGTCACCGAAACCGGCAGCATCAGCGGGAAGGTGACCTGCCAGAAGGTCTGCCAGGCGGTCGCGCCGTCGACGCGCGCGGCCTCCAGCACCTCGCGCGACATCGCCTGCAGGCCGGCGAGCAGCATGATCATCATGAACGGGATGAAGGTCCAGGCATCCAGTATCATGATCGATATGCGGGCGATGATGGGATCGGAAAAGAAGGCGGGATTGTCCCAGCCGAGATGGCGCGCCAGCGTTGCCGCCGGTCCGAAGCGATATTCCATCAGCGATTTGCCGATCATCCATGACACCGCGACCGGGGACAGCATAAGCGGCATCAGGAAGACGACGCGGAAGAATTTGCGAGCCCGGATCTGCGCGTTGAGCAGCAGCGCCAGCCCGAAGGCGATGACATATTCGACCAGCACGGCGAGCACGTAGAGCACCATGTTGAACAGAGCATTACGATAGTAGGGATCGCCCAGCATCTGCCAGAAATTGTCGAGCCCGTTGAACCTGCGGCCGCTGAAGGAGGAGAGGTTCCAGTCGGTGAGCGCGATGTAGAAGCCGAACAGCGTCGGGAAGATCACCATGGCGATGGTGAACAGCAGCGCCGGTAGCAGGAACAACGCACGCTGGCCGTCCTCGCCGCGCGTCAGCACCTGGCCGATGCCGAGTGCCACGCCCCACAGCACATAGGCGTAGACCACGGGACGCCATGTCTCGAAGCCGATCGTGTCGACCTCGCTCTTGTAGAGGATCTGGACAAGGATCGTTGCCAGCAGGCCAAGCGTTGCGGCGGCCATCACCGCCCAGCCCAAGCGTTTGCGGCCTGGCGGTATCAGGTCGGATGGGACGGCGTTTGCCGGCCAATCATTGGTGGGCAAAATCTGGTCAGCCACGCGTCTCATCCGGTTGCACAAGGCACTTCGCGACCGGCGATGCCGGTCAAGACAGGGGCCGGCGGCTTTCGTCGCCGGACCCCAGGTTCACGCTACGATCAGGCCAGGCCGAGCGAGGCCTTGTAGAGCTTGATCTGTTTTTCGCGGCCGATCTGGTCGGTGAGCTTTTCCCAGGCGGCGGCGATGGCATCGGCGCCTTCCTGCGCCTTCATCTTGCCGGCGAAGGTGTTGGCCAGAATGTCCTCGGCGGCGGAATAGTACTGGAAGATGCCGGGGATGCGCGGCTCGATCGCCGCGTTCGGATGGTTGTAGCTGTCGCCTTCCGACTTCAGATACGAGGTGATGAAAGCCTCGTCATAGCCGGCCGCCACCCATTCCGGAATGTCGAAATGCGAATTGCGGTAGGGCTGGAAGCCGGACGGATACATCGCCGTCCAGATCGACAGGTCCTTGCCGCCGAGATGGGCGGCGGCGGACCATGCCGCCTTTTTCTTCTTCTCGTCCTTGTCGACGCGGGCCATGACGTAGACCCCCCAGCCGAGATAGGCGCAGTTCGGCGAATAGTTCGGCCCGCTGGCGAGCTTCTCCCATTTGCCGGTCTTGGAATTGTAGACGTCGTCCGAACCCGGCAGGATCGAGAAGCCGGTGACGTCGCCGATGACCGAGGAATCGTTGGTCTTGACGTTGGAGCCGATGTCGCCCCACCAGGGGATCATCGAACCGGTGCCGGCCAGGAACTGCTGGAAGCCGGTGGTGTTCGGGTCGGCATTGATCTGATCCGCCGGTTCCGACGGCAGCGCGTCAATCACGTCCTGGATGGCGCGCACCCAGGCCGGATTGTTGATGCGCGGCTTCATCGTGTCGGCGTCGAACAACCAGGCCTTGTCGTCGGGATGCTTGGCGTAGGCGGTGGCGCGGCTGCCGAGGAAGTAGAAGCCGAAACCGCCCCATGGCTTGGGCGCGTCAAGATAGCCATAGACGTCCTGGCCCTTGAACTTCTTGCCCTTGAGGAACTTGGTGACGGCTTGCACCTGCTGCCAGGTCTTCGGCACGCCCCATTCGCCTTCACCGCCGCCGTCCTTCCACTGCTTGGCGAGGTCGGCATCGGCGAACACGTCGGTGCGGTAGTTGAAATTGTGCGTGTCGCCGTCGATGGTGACCCGATACTGCTTGCCGTCCCAAGTGCCGACCGGCGGCTTCAGGTAGTTGACCAGGTCGTCGAAATCGATCTGCTTCTTGACCCAATCCGGCATCTCCGAAGTCAGGCCCTTGCCGCAGACATCGCCTTCGAAGGGCGCGCCCATCTCGATGATGTCGAAGTCGACGGTGCCGGTGGCGATCGACTGCTGCAGCCGGGCATTGTAGTCGGCCTGCGCCAGGTCGATCCAGCTGATCTTGGCGCCGGTATAGGCCTCCCACGGCTTCAGGAAGCCGCGAAACAGCACATTGTGCAGGTTCTGGTTGTTGAGGCCCATGAAGGTCAACTCGACGCCGGCGAATTCGCCTTCCTTGACGTTGGCCTTGGTTGCCTCGAGGCAGAGTTCGCCGACCTTCTGGAAATCGGCATCGGTCGGCTGACCTTTGCCAACGCCGGGAATCTGCAGGAT comes from Mesorhizobium japonicum MAFF 303099 and encodes:
- a CDS encoding carbohydrate ABC transporter permease — its product is MSVQTTEYTVSEIRSPASFITSRVFIYGALVFWALICLFPIYWTITTSFKSAVDVTQGHLIPFVDFQPDWKGWRSLGLSPDSIFQTSTVRDEFFKRFMNSVITSVGASSLAIVIGSLAAYGLTRYRYKFAWFKNEDISFFFLSQLILPPVVLALPFLVLYREVGLLDTRIGLVLLYTLMVLPIVIWIMRDQFNSIPVELEEAALVDGLSIWGAFFRIVMPIALPGMVAAFILAMVLCWNEYFFAALLTSTDAKTIPVMVASQTGSQGINWWSMAALATAAIAPLAVIGIALERYLIMGMTAGAVK
- a CDS encoding creatininase family protein, whose translation is MRYELMLPHQIRQAIAENWPVALPLGVLEYHGEHMAVGMDTLAVTKTLELFEKERDVVILPPFYYGAASYAVAPPEGTGSVQVGGNQLALFGEELFYSLLRIGFRNIHAIIHHQTENFAAGMPTDLAFKTAGRQAIFRFLEKQRGEGWWGSKDMADYYAGHAAGENFFNWVQVHPLMPAAMNGKYPFDHAGIGETSLMLALCPEAVDAARFADNTGWYTASAKDASAELGNKGVAMIMDHLRAILRA
- a CDS encoding aldo/keto reductase; the encoded protein is MKTRHFDRIGNGGLTFTELGFGTAPLGNLYRAVSDEDAKATLDAAWATGCRYYDTAPLYGLGLSETRLNPFLRGKKRDDYVLSSKVGRLMRACPPEQRTGIGKFFDTPSRQEVYDYSYDGVMRSFEASLERLGVDRIDILFVHDVDIFTHGSKQASDLRIEEFMRSGYYGLLSLRDQSAIKAFGGGINEWQVAQTLAERGDFDLFLLAGRYTLLEQEALTSFLPLCQKRGIGIVLGGPYNSGILATGPKPGAYYNYSEAPKDILERVARIEAVCKRHGVRLIEAALQFPLLHPSVVSVIPGGQRPSEVESNRSLLDAKLPAALWADLKQEGLMRADAPNG
- a CDS encoding SIS domain-containing protein gives rise to the protein MSDRNENLFKTALDELSGVLARVDDSQIDAACKLLAEARQIVVYGCGREALQVKGFAMRLYHLGLPVSVVGDMTAPPLGPGDVFLASSGPGETSTVLTLMRVAREAGATNLLLTAQAGGSAAKRADTTLLIPAQTMANDQGPQKTSVLPMGSVFEGALFLLFEVMVLKLKSLIGASPEAMRARHTNME
- a CDS encoding ABC transporter substrate-binding protein, producing the protein MRTGLYDRLVRAGATRRDVLKGAASMAAIAAASGAGLGALTRPASAASELRSKILQIPGVGKGQPTDADFQKVGELCLEATKANVKEGEFAGVELTFMGLNNQNLHNVLFRGFLKPWEAYTGAKISWIDLAQADYNARLQQSIATGTVDFDIIEMGAPFEGDVCGKGLTSEMPDWVKKQIDFDDLVNYLKPPVGTWDGKQYRVTIDGDTHNFNYRTDVFADADLAKQWKDGGGEGEWGVPKTWQQVQAVTKFLKGKKFKGQDVYGYLDAPKPWGGFGFYFLGSRATAYAKHPDDKAWLFDADTMKPRINNPAWVRAIQDVIDALPSEPADQINADPNTTGFQQFLAGTGSMIPWWGDIGSNVKTNDSSVIGDVTGFSILPGSDDVYNSKTGKWEKLASGPNYSPNCAYLGWGVYVMARVDKDEKKKKAAWSAAAHLGGKDLSIWTAMYPSGFQPYRNSHFDIPEWVAAGYDEAFITSYLKSEGDSYNHPNAAIEPRIPGIFQYYSAAEDILANTFAGKMKAQEGADAIAAAWEKLTDQIGREKQIKLYKASLGLA
- a CDS encoding HU family DNA-binding protein; translated protein: MNKNELVSAVADAASISKGDAQSAVDAVFSVITGELKKGGDVRLVGFGNFTVSKRAASTGRNPQTGAEVKIPARTVPKFSAGKGLKDAVN
- a CDS encoding carbohydrate ABC transporter permease, translated to MADQILPTNDWPANAVPSDLIPPGRKRLGWAVMAAATLGLLATILVQILYKSEVDTIGFETWRPVVYAYVLWGVALGIGQVLTRGEDGQRALFLLPALLFTIAMVIFPTLFGFYIALTDWNLSSFSGRRFNGLDNFWQMLGDPYYRNALFNMVLYVLAVLVEYVIAFGLALLLNAQIRARKFFRVVFLMPLMLSPVAVSWMIGKSLMEYRFGPAATLARHLGWDNPAFFSDPIIARISIMILDAWTFIPFMMIMLLAGLQAMSREVLEAARVDGATAWQTFWQVTFPLMLPVSVTAVILRIIFKLKLADIIITVTSGGPGGATDSVSSFIYREYRDRSNVGYGTMLAMAYLVIIVVFVTWLLKLANRFVRNVN